Genomic segment of Streptococcus australis:
ATGAGGTTAGGATAGCCTAATAACACCGCTTCCTTACGAACCATTTGAGCAAAAAGAATGTCTCGTTGCATCCAGTTTTCAAAAGCTTGTTCAGGGTTGGTTGTACCCTCTAAGACATAAGGAACCCATTCTCTCTGTCTATAATGCTTTTTCTGAAAATCAGCTGTCGGAGTCAAGCATAGATAAGAGGGCACTGGGCATTCAAGCTCCTTTACCAAGTGAGGCAAAAGTCCTGCTCCCTCCACCAAGAGAGGCCTATCTTGATTTTTTATCAAGTAAGATTTTACATAAGGAAAAATCTCTTCATAAAAGCGCCATTCTTCATCTGCCATCTCTTCTGGATTTCTCATCCAGATTTGTTCCGGATTTCTGTCCTGTCTAAGAAGGCAAATTGGCTGTGAGTCTGCACTTGCTTGACTCATCATCTCGTCTACCAAATCATCCAGTTTGATATGAAGCAGCTGATACTGTCTAGCAAGAAGTGAAGCAATTGTTGACTTCCCACTACAAGGCGATCCGCCAATCATATAAAGTACCATTCTCCCTCCTTCTAACAAAAGAAAAACGACATCCTCAAAAGGACGTCGCAACGTGGTTCCACCTTCATTTATGTTCCTCAAAAAGAGGGACACCTCTGATTGGCTTTAACGTGGCCACCGTTTTATGTTTGCATAAAAGTCAGTAGAGTAGTATCAGTTTAGGCTTTCTATGCGTTTCCAGCAACCACGCACTCTCTAGTAGAAAGGGACTAAGTGACTTGTCTCTATGGATTATTATAGCATGATTGCGAGATTTTTCAAGGCTTTTATCCTATTTTTTTACTTTTCTGCTTGTTTGTAAGATGACTAAGACCTTTCCCTGAAGCCATACCAAGTAGGGTAAAGAGTTCATAAGCTAGGAAATAAACGAGAATGAACTCACCAAAAGTGATGATGGTAAAGCAATAGAGCAGACCAATACCGATCAGCCACCACAGTGAGAATTGGAAACGGTAGCTATAAAGAAGGGACACGATGAAGGTTGCCAAAGGTGAAAAGAGGATGATGTTATAAATGTAAAGTCCTTTCAGCGTATAAGGGTCAGATATCAGCAGTAAAAGCAACTCATAGAAAGGCCAGTAAAAGAAGAAAATGACAAGGTAGTATGGGATATACTTAAGATAGTTCCGCATGGCAATAGTCCTCCAATCTGCAAAAATAGAGAGATGTTGAAGACCACATGATCCTAAATGAAGGGGAGTTCTCTACCTATATTATAGCACGATTTGGAAGCTCTTACAAGTTGATCAGGTAAGCAGTGATAGTGATTTTTTGGAGTGTTTTCTGCTATAATACTAACAGAAGAAGTAAGAGGAAATGAGGAGAAAGAATGACGAAAATAGCAGTTCTTTCAGATATACATGGGAATACGACAGCCTTGGAGGCTGTACTGGCTGATGCTGAAAAGGCAAAGGTAGATGAGTACTGGCTTTTGGGGGATATTCTTATGCCGGGAACGGGGCGTAGAAGGATTTTGAATCTCTTAGCTAGCTTGCCCATCACTGCAAGAGTGCTGGGAAATTGGGAGAATAGTCTCTGGCGAGGCTTGCATCGTAAGCTAGAACCTACAAAAGCGAGTCATCGTTATCTCCTGCGCCAAAGTCAGTACATCTTAGAAGAAATTAGCCCTAAAGAAATCGAAGACCTCCACAATCAACCCATGCAAGTTCATCGTCAGTTTGGTGATTTGACGGTAGGAATCACTCACCATCTCCCTGATAAAAACTGGGGTAGGGAGTTGATTCATACGGGAAAACAAGAAGATTTTGATAGATTAGTGACGAATCCACACGCCTCCATCGCAGTATATGGTCATATCCACCAACAGTTGCTTCGTTATGGAAGTGATGGACAGTTGATTCTCAATCCAGGTTCGATTGGGCAACCCTTCTTTTTAGATGCAGGGTTGCGTAAGGATCTGCGTGCTCAGTATATGATTTTAGAGTTTGATGAAGCAGGTTTGTCTGATGTTGATTTTCGTCGAGTGGATTATGATGTAGAAGCCGAATTGCAACTGGCTAGGGACTTAAAGCTCCCCTATTTCCAGATTTACTATGAAAGTTTGATAAATGGAATTCACCACACTCATAATCATAGGCTTCTGTCTGAAATCGCCCAAGAACAAGGGCATGATGCTGAGTTGGATGCGTGGCTGGATAGTGGTAACGATTGACATTACAACATAAAAGGGTATAATGGGTATCAGATAGGATGTGAAAGGAGAAGAAGATGCAAATTTCAAGTCGATTTACGATTGCGACTCATATGTTAATCATTATTGCCATCAAGAGTCAAGAGAGCAAAGTGACCAGTGATTTTCTCGCAGCCAGCGTTGGAGTCAATCCAGTCATTATTCGCAAAATCTTGTCCCAACTCAAAAAAGCTGAGCTGATATCAGTTGCGCGTGGGACGGGCGGTACCGAGATTATCAAAGACCTCCAAGATATCAGCCTTTTTGATGTTTATCAGGCTGTTGAATGTTTAGGAAAATCAGGTGAACTCTTTAGTTTTCATGACAATCCCAACCCCAACTGTCCAGTAGGGGCACACATTCATGAAGTCTTGGATCAAAAATTGCTGGATATCCAACTAGCGATGGAAAACCAGCTTCGTCAGATGAGTCTGGCTCAGGTTGTGGAAGATGCTCAGGATAAAATGACAAAGTAAGAGGGCTAGAGTCCTCTTTTTCTATA
This window contains:
- a CDS encoding Rrf2 family transcriptional regulator → MQISSRFTIATHMLIIIAIKSQESKVTSDFLAASVGVNPVIIRKILSQLKKAELISVARGTGGTEIIKDLQDISLFDVYQAVECLGKSGELFSFHDNPNPNCPVGAHIHEVLDQKLLDIQLAMENQLRQMSLAQVVEDAQDKMTK
- a CDS encoding adenylate kinase family protein; translated protein: MVLYMIGGSPCSGKSTIASLLARQYQLLHIKLDDLVDEMMSQASADSQPICLLRQDRNPEQIWMRNPEEMADEEWRFYEEIFPYVKSYLIKNQDRPLLVEGAGLLPHLVKELECPVPSYLCLTPTADFQKKHYRQREWVPYVLEGTTNPEQAFENWMQRDILFAQMVRKEAVLLGYPNLITDGSQSENQTAEEVARLLKLSNKNIINI
- a CDS encoding metallophosphoesterase family protein translates to MTKIAVLSDIHGNTTALEAVLADAEKAKVDEYWLLGDILMPGTGRRRILNLLASLPITARVLGNWENSLWRGLHRKLEPTKASHRYLLRQSQYILEEISPKEIEDLHNQPMQVHRQFGDLTVGITHHLPDKNWGRELIHTGKQEDFDRLVTNPHASIAVYGHIHQQLLRYGSDGQLILNPGSIGQPFFLDAGLRKDLRAQYMILEFDEAGLSDVDFRRVDYDVEAELQLARDLKLPYFQIYYESLINGIHHTHNHRLLSEIAQEQGHDAELDAWLDSGND